Proteins from a genomic interval of Clostridium sp. 'deep sea':
- a CDS encoding DUF6385 domain-containing protein gives MPNYNVFQNWPKQLLTRIYGLDGATDVAVKVDSDGAVFVTTTDIDIRDLTATSDSVQIYGSNGGTLTAIETDATGALKIAGTVSATMISTDIDIRDLTATSDSVQIYGSNGGTLTAVETDANGAVNVVGTVSASITSTDIDIRDLTATSDSVQIYGSNGGTLTAVETDANGAVNVVGTVSATVTATDLDIRDLTATSDSVQIYGSNGGTLTAVETDANGAVNVVGTVSATVTATDLDIRDLTATSDNVQIYGSNGGTLTAVETDANGAVNVVGTVSASITSTDIDIRDLTATSDSVQIYGSNGGTLTAVETDANGAVNVVGTVSASITSTDIDIRDLTATSDSVQIYGSNGGTLTAVETDANGAVNVVGTVSATVTATDLDIRDLTATSDSVQIYGSNGGTLTAVETDANGAVNVVGTVSATVTATDLDIRDLTATSDNVQIYGSNGGTLTAVETDANGAVNVVGTVSASITSTDIDIRDLTATSDNVQIYGSNGGTLTAVETDANGAVNVVGTVSASITSTDIDIRDLTATSDNVQIYGSNGGTLTAVETDANGAVNVVGTVSATVTATDLDIRDLTATSDSVQIYGSNGGTLTAVETDANGAVNVVGTVSATVTATDLDIRDLTATSDSVQIYGSNGGTLTAVETDANGAVNVVGTVSATVTATDLDIRDLTATSDNVQIYGSNGGTLTAVETDANGAVNVVGTVSATVTATDLDIRDLTATSDSVQIYGSNGGTLTAVETDANGAVNVVGTVSATVTATDLDIRDLTATSDSVQIYGSNGGTLTAVETDANGAVNVVGTVSASITSTDIDIRDLTATSDNVQIYGSNGGTLTAVETDANGAVNVVGTVSATVTATDLDIRDLTATSDNVQIYGSNGGTLTAVETDANGAVNVVGTVSATVTATDLDIRDLTATSDNVQIYGSNGGTLTAVETDANGAVNVVGTVSATVTATDLDIRDLTAISDSVQIYGSNGGTLTAVETDANGAVNVVGTVSATVTATDLDIRDLTATSDSVQIYGSNGGTLTAVETDANGAVNVVGTVSSSITSTDIDIRDLTANSDSVTIFRDFTTATETVTSATLFAGSTARDVSERQIYSFWIENSGLSNSADIRLELSPDNISWITDAATITLASTQATILSSTTFLQYARIAYASTTAGSDTNLEIIWQART, from the coding sequence ATGCCAAATTATAATGTATTTCAAAACTGGCCTAAACAACTTTTGACCAGAATATATGGTTTAGACGGCGCAACTGATGTAGCTGTAAAGGTTGATTCAGATGGTGCAGTTTTTGTTACAACAACAGATATAGATATAAGAGATTTAACCGCAACCTCAGATAGTGTACAAATCTATGGCTCTAATGGCGGAACCTTAACAGCGATAGAGACTGATGCCACAGGTGCACTAAAGATAGCAGGTACAGTAAGCGCTACTATGATCTCAACAGACATAGATATAAGAGACTTAACAGCAACCTCAGATAGCGTACAAATCTACGGCTCTAACGGTGGAACATTAACCGCAGTAGAGACAGATGCTAACGGTGCTGTGAATGTAGTAGGAACAGTAAGTGCTTCTATTACCTCAACAGATATAGATATAAGAGATTTAACTGCAACATCAGATAGCGTACAAATCTACGGCTCTAACGGCGGAACATTAACCGCTGTAGAGACAGATGCTAACGGTGCTGTGAATGTAGTGGGAACAGTAAGTGCTACAGTGACCGCAACAGATTTAGATATAAGAGACTTAACTGCAACTTCAGATAGTGTTCAGATCTATGGATCTAACGGTGGAACATTAACCGCAGTAGAGACAGATGCTAACGGTGCTGTGAATGTAGTGGGAACAGTAAGTGCTACAGTGACCGCAACAGATTTAGATATTAGGGATTTAACTGCAACATCAGATAACGTACAAATCTATGGATCTAACGGTGGAACATTAACAGCAGTAGAAACAGATGCTAACGGTGCTGTGAATGTAGTGGGAACAGTAAGTGCTTCTATTACCTCAACAGATATAGATATAAGAGACTTAACAGCAACCTCAGATAGCGTACAAATCTACGGCTCTAACGGTGGAACATTAACCGCAGTAGAGACAGATGCTAACGGTGCTGTGAATGTAGTAGGAACAGTAAGTGCTTCTATTACCTCAACAGATATAGATATAAGAGATTTAACTGCAACATCAGATAGCGTACAAATCTACGGCTCTAACGGCGGAACATTAACCGCTGTAGAGACAGATGCTAACGGTGCTGTGAATGTAGTGGGAACAGTAAGTGCTACAGTGACCGCAACAGATTTAGATATAAGAGACTTAACTGCAACTTCAGATAGTGTTCAGATCTATGGATCTAACGGTGGAACATTAACCGCAGTAGAGACAGATGCTAACGGTGCTGTGAATGTAGTGGGAACAGTAAGTGCTACAGTGACCGCAACAGATTTAGATATTAGGGATTTAACTGCAACATCAGATAACGTACAAATCTATGGATCTAACGGTGGAACATTAACAGCAGTAGAAACAGATGCTAACGGCGCTGTGAATGTAGTGGGAACAGTAAGTGCTTCTATTACCTCAACAGATATAGATATAAGAGACTTAACCGCAACATCAGATAACGTACAAATCTATGGTTCAAATGGAGGAACATTAACAGCAGTAGAAACAGATGCTAACGGTGCTGTGAATGTAGTAGGAACAGTAAGTGCTTCTATAACCTCAACAGATATAGATATAAGAGACTTAACCGCAACATCAGATAACGTACAAATCTATGGTTCAAATGGAGGAACATTAACAGCAGTAGAAACAGATGCTAACGGTGCTGTGAATGTAGTAGGAACAGTAAGTGCTACAGTGACCGCAACAGACCTAGACATTAGAGACTTAACAGCAACCTCAGATAGCGTACAAATCTACGGCTCTAACGGCGGAACATTAACCGCTGTAGAGACAGATGCTAACGGTGCTGTGAATGTAGTAGGAACAGTAAGTGCTACAGTGACCGCAACAGACCTAGACATTAGAGACTTAACAGCAACCTCAGATAGCGTACAAATCTACGGCTCTAACGGCGGAACATTAACCGCTGTAGAGACAGATGCTAACGGCGCTGTGAATGTAGTAGGAACAGTAAGTGCTACAGTGACCGCAACAGACCTAGACATTAGAGACTTAACAGCAACCTCAGATAACGTACAAATCTACGGCTCTAACGGCGGAACATTAACCGCTGTAGAGACAGATGCTAACGGTGCTGTGAATGTAGTAGGAACAGTAAGTGCTACAGTGACCGCAACAGACCTAGACATTAGAGACTTAACAGCAACCTCAGATAGCGTACAAATCTACGGCTCTAACGGCGGAACATTAACCGCTGTAGAGACAGATGCTAACGGCGCTGTGAATGTAGTGGGAACAGTAAGTGCTACAGTGACCGCAACAGACCTAGACATTAGAGACTTAACAGCAACCTCAGATAGCGTACAAATCTACGGCTCTAACGGCGGAACATTAACCGCAGTTGAAACAGATGCTAACGGTGCGGTAAATGTAGTAGGAACAGTAAGTGCTTCTATTACCTCAACAGATATAGATATAAGAGATTTAACTGCAACATCAGATAACGTACAAATCTATGGATCTAACGGTGGAACATTAACCGCAGTTGAAACAGATGCTAATGGTGCGGTAAATGTAGTAGGAACAGTAAGTGCTACAGTGACCGCAACAGATTTAGATATTAGGGATTTAACTGCAACATCAGATAACGTACAAATCTATGGATCTAACGGTGGAACATTAACAGCCGTAGAGACAGATGCTAACGGTGCTGTGAATGTAGTGGGAACAGTAAGTGCTACAGTGACCGCAACAGATTTAGATATTAGAGATTTAACCGCAACATCAGATAACGTACAAATCTATGGATCTAACGGTGGAACATTAACCGCAGTAGAGACAGATGCTAATGGTGCTGTGAATGTAGTGGGAACAGTAAGTGCTACAGTGACCGCAACAGATTTAGACATTAGAGATTTAACTGCAATTTCAGATAGTGTTCAGATCTATGGTTCAAATGGAGGAACATTAACAGCAGTAGAAACAGATGCTAACGGTGCTGTGAATGTAGTAGGAACAGTAAGTGCTACAGTGACCGCAACAGACCTAGACATTAGAGATTTAACTGCAACTTCAGATAGTGTTCAGATCTATGGTTCAAATGGAGGAACATTAACCGCAGTAGAGACAGATGCTAACGGTGCTGTGAATGTAGTAGGAACAGTAAGCTCATCTATAACCTCAACAGATATAGATATAAGAGACTTAACAGCTAATTCTGATAGTGTAACTATCTTTAGAGATTTTACAACAGCAACTGAAACAGTAACATCAGCCACGCTCTTTGCTGGTTCAACTGCTAGAGATGTATCAGAACGACAAATATATTCTTTCTGGATTGAGAACTCAGGATTATCAAACTCAGCAGATATACGTTTAGAATTAAGCCCTGATAATATTAGTTGGATTACTGATGCTGCTACAATTACGCTGGCTTCAACACAAGCAACAATACTATCTTCAACAACATTTTTACAGTATGCTCGTATTGCATACGCCAGTACAACAGCAGGATCAGATACTAATCTAGAAATTATTTGGCAAGCTAGAACTTAA